From the Lathyrus oleraceus cultivar Zhongwan6 chromosome 4, CAAS_Psat_ZW6_1.0, whole genome shotgun sequence genome, one window contains:
- the LOC127136470 gene encoding uncharacterized protein LOC127136470 yields MGGSKASSTSEVGNGLPRCGCNETMKLLVSKSIENPGRKFWKCRNNMNGCGLFLWDDLVSEFAVKETNPSGCRQCEVNKAYLIEFAKEIVEEIDCRVGKLNKLEKLKKKIAMEKRKNLWLMFVIGLSWMLIAAMVKLV; encoded by the exons ATGGGTGGCAGCAAGGCATCTTCCACGAGTGAAGTTGGAAACGGCTTACCAAGATGTGGATGCAATGAAACCATGAAGTTGTTGGTCTCCAAGTCAATTGAAAACCCCGGTCGCAAATTTTGGAAATGCAGGAATAATATG AATGGGTGCGGTTTATTTTTGTGGGATGATTTGGTCAGTGAGTTTGCAGTGAAAGAAACCAATCCGTCCGGATGCCGCCAATGTGAAGTCAACAAGGcttatttgattgaatttgcTAAAGAGATTGTTGAGGAGATAGATTGCAGAGTCGGAAAGCTTAACAAGTTAGAAAAACTGAAGAAAAAGATTGCAATGGAAAAGAGGAAAAATTTATGGTTAATGTTTGTAATTGGTCTATCATGGATGTTGATAGCAGCAATGGTTAAGTTAGTCTAA